The genomic segment tgtggtcggtataatcccaaagtacccaattttgttttgaggttatattACGGCTTAATCAGCTGAggtataatagttattagttattcATTTTGCGTTTTTTGATGTCATTTTACACtgtaatgttacactattaaCAAAGTCAAGCTTAATTGCACACGTCTCAAAAGTTAATCCAAATGGGTAACTACATGTGACGTAATAGATATTCTAAGCAAGAAAACAGTATCTGCACGAGACTAAGCAAAACAACCGTATCTGCACCGCACATACGTTTATTTTGCTTAGACATAGTAGATACGGTGTTTTGGCTTAGAAATTCAGAATTGAAGTGTAGTTACGGTATATTTCATATTGATTATCTCAAAAACTGTTGTAGATACGGTCTTTTAGCTTATTTTTTTGGATTCCTCGttgtcaataacataaaaatcacCTCTAACCTCAAATTCCTTAATTTTGTCAGTTACGGTCTTTTCGCTTAGCAGGGCAGAATTGGTCGTAATACCACAATTTGGGTTGGTAAACTTCATCTGCACCCATACCACTAACCAATTTGTCCACTTTTTTCAATTCCTTACGAAATGCACTTCTCAAACTATTGATCTTTCGGGTAACTACAGCTTTATTAGCAGCTGTATCAATCTGCTAATAGTTGTAGCCAACTGTTAGTAACAGCAACGAAACAGTTATAcgtattatacagttttaattctaaaacacacaaaaacaccGACAACCGGAAAGACCAACATTTTCTCCTAGCTagttacatgtttttttttaaattatttttcattatctaAATGACCATCATTATCTGTTGTAGTAGGGAGAGAATTCCAGAACTCCAACCTGTTTTCGGGGACAATGCTATTTTCCCCGATTACATGCTTCTCCAAAATGCCGTCCTTTCGCTTTACGGAAAACCTCGACAGATCTGGACTGGACTAGGAAAAGGAACTCCCttgctttttacttttttgtttagaAAGCCGAGCACCTTCCATTCTGCAGCTTCCTTCATGTCCACTTTGTACACAAGAGTCTTTTCCCCACGAATGGCTTTTACCCGAACTAAATCTTTTATAAAGGGTGACCACCGGGAACCGGACATTTTTGGAATTGCTAGTACACGCTCAGCCAAGATGGGAGAGGGGGGAGAGTGTGGTGAATGACCTCGCTATACAATGCCatttcagtagccatggagcagTGGACAGTGGAGCATCGCATGTTTGCATACGACGCGTATGTGCAAAATGGTGAGTCTGTTACAACGGTACAACGGCTTTTTCGCACTCATTTCAACCTTGGACGCCATGGTACGGTTCCTACCCGCAATACTATTCTCAGGTGGGTTCAAAATCTGAGAACGAcaggagttattttaaagaaaaaatctcctGGCCCAAGGAAGACCGTAAGGACGCCGGAAAACGTCGAGAGGGTGACACCAGCCCTCGTTCGGAGCCGTTGAAGAGAAGACATGCAAGTGAACTAAGGTTAAAGCGTGAATCAGTGCGGAAAATTttgcaaagtgatttaaaatttcatccgTATAGTCAACTCCGAACGTTACACTCACATGCTGAACACTTTCTTACGTCCAAAACTGAGAAGACGAGGTCTAGACAGAAATGAacacgtttattttcaacaagatggtgccacaCCGCATACTGCTCGCTTGTCAATGGCTGTGGTCCGTCAGATGTTTCCAGGAAGGGTCATTTCCCGTTTTGGCGACATCCAGTGGCCCCCAAGGTCACCAGACTTGACGACTtgtgactttttttgtgggggtacCTCAAATCACGAGTCTACAACAACAAACCTCGCACCTTGGCAGAGCTAAAGGATGCAATCAAGACCGAAGTGGCAGCAATTGaatcgtttatttcagaaaccccctaactaacaaaaagtaaattttaggaaaacaataaaaaactctcctctacaaacacatttttttttctttatcttagGTTTTTTACGTTGGTTCCACCTACATTTAGAAATTGCTTAGTTGTGTTTTTATCTctctacatattacatttttgtagaaaaaaaattattaaaaaaatcagttgAAGGGTTTCTGCACCAAATGGTTGTTCCATATACACTTTTCattgtctttatattatttatggtatttttggtgtagttaaaataaattacacactgAACAAGTgtcaaaaatgattatttattacagagaaaacatctatttgcaaataaaaagacAGAAGTGCAACTTATTCACACCCTTGATCCACTTCCTCAGGGTTTTCAGAGTCAGTTGTAGGCCACAGTAGgattgcattataaaaatgttcataacctCTCGTGTACTCAGTTAATTTTCTCAAATCCTGTATCTTTTTCTTGTTAATGGGTACCTGAAACCattccactttttataaaaaatgcagtttactgatgagaaataaaataacaaaaacttgtttgCTAATTTTATCATTCCTTTACATTATTCTCATGGAGTTAGTCTAAATTTTAGtggaacaaattttaagaaataagtttagGCTTACCTTTCCTTGGGGATAGGCCGGCTGATTTGGTAGTTCTGGAGGCTTATCACATTTCAGGAAGGTGAATGTAGATGAAATCATACCATCAATAAACGGTTTCACTACTACTTTTCCCTTTGTTCTTGAGCTGAAACAAAACTGCTTATATGTTGAAAGTTTGAAGGGCTCCTTGTCTTTTTTCGGAACATTCCTTCCTGAAGTTTCATCAGAAGCAGAAGTGgactttttataagaaagtggCCACCAGTCCTTGAAATTCAAGATTTCATCTGTTTTAACCATGTGAACTGAAAAGCGGCCTGTATTACTAGCCCTCAAAATAAGTTCTCTATATTCTTCAGGGGTGTAGATCCTGTCTACCTTTCTTATGAGACGCTTTATACAACCAAAATCCCTATCACAAGGAGAGTACGAGTGCCCTCGTACTGGGAAGTTGTAAGTGATTGTCTCTAGGTTGCAGTTGTCacacaaattcattaaaaacctAATTACAGTGTTGTTCTTGTTTTGGCCGAAAGGTCCATCACTGAATAAGATCAAATGTTTTACAGAATCTGGGATCTCCGTTTTTATatagtcaaaaataaaagaacacaccTCATTGGGAGATTTGTTTCCTTCCCCTTCGTGATAGACGTACATCTTGGccttatttgatttcaaatcatgaatacaaaaattgtttacccATAATTGCCTCATGTAAAATACCTCCTGTACGGGTATGTGGGGCAGGGGGAGGTTCtgcataaaatcaaaacatatagCAACAGTGTCATCATTTGTATCTTCACTTGCTAACTGtaaggaatgataaaatttttttgctcTCCTTTTGTGAAGAATTAGCTCAGCAGCAACATTACGTTTAGCATTGTCACACATAAGGGGATCCTTTAATTTACTGGAAAAACTTTCGCACTGACAGCATACGTCAACTTGAGGACGAccaaatgagaaattaaaattttccttaaagtagccgtaataaaagttgtattttacaactttttctaGATCAGGATGTTTATCTATAAACATTTCATGCATTTTCTTGACAGTAAGCCGAGCATCTAAGTATTTCTTTGGCTTACCACCATAATGAGTTTCCTTTATTTCATATGACTTTATATGTTGATCAATAAGTATACAGATATTTCCTGGTATGGCGTTTCCACTTCGGGTTTTGCCCCTCAAGTCACGTGGACTTTTCTCCTGGAGCAAAAGCTGACAAATCCTTTTCATACGATCAGCTGAAATTCCATGGacttttaaaaacacacttttgcaAACAGGTATAAGACAaccgttaatttttaaatgataaacataagTATGATTTCTCTTGAAACTTCTAGTGTCCTGTTCCATTAGCTCATTTGGTTCTTCACTCATTGATTCAATATTTTGTCCACATTTGGAACGCCTACCAATTTCTTTGGCCTCAACAAGTGTTTGAAGGTAGACATCTTGAGCATTTTTTGTTTCCAGGGAGTAAAAAAAGTTCCAAATGTTTTTCTTGGACTCATTGTTTATCTTACGATGACATTTGATTGGACACTTACAAACTATATCCTCGGTAAACACTTTACTTGACACCTGCTTACCTTTGTAGGAAACATAACCTGCCCCCTTTACTCTGGCATCACGTATGATATATAACGTTTATAACTTTCTGGTCGTGTTGTTCCTCTTTTCTTCCTTGGTGGTTGTTGCTCCTCATCAGAACTTTCACTCATTGTGACAAACACGtatagttaataaacaaaactgtgatcACTATTCACTAACTCAGATTTCTGACAAGTTTAGGTTTAGGTTAGTTAAATAAGCagtattaacaaacaaacaacagctgACCAGAACTGAATGAGTGGGAAAATGCTACTGGCTCAGTGTTACCAACTGTCAtttctcataaatttaaattatcccctATTTGTTTCAGAAACCCCTCAAGTGTTGTCACTTGAGGGGTTTCTGCACTAAACAGAATATTCACTTGCATTTTAGTGTTGGTTATAGAGGTTACAGATAAGGGGTTTCTACACCAAACTGTGtgtttatactaatactatagttttctaacaaaaagtcaaattaaaaaaaaatgtcggttagggggtttctgaaataaactattcaattgatcaagagcttctcgaacgtgtacatgcggattttcttaaaaagttagaaacctgcattcaagaaaatggacaccatctatttgacgttatattccataagtaacattgttcttaaatggcaagtaagtacaaacatttctatataataaaataagttttatgttaaaaaataagtggtttatgtttatttaaaaaaggtcCGGTTCCCGGTGGTCACCCTTTATAAGGCCTGGGATCTTCTTTTTTTCTTGTGTACGAGAAGTCCTTCCACTTATAGAAATGTTCAAGCTTCATTTCAAGGACACTTACATTTGTTGTACTTTTCTCAACGGCAGCTTTGAAATCGTTGAAGTCATGGATTTTCTTCATTGCATGTAATGACTTTCCACCCTGTGGTGAAAGGAGTCGGTCGACATAATAGTGTGGCCTGGTTCAAAGTATTTGATTTCAATGGACTGGGCAGAAACTCTTGGGCTGTTaacacaaaaaatcaaaaacGTAAAGAATGCCCAATTTTTATTTTGGCTGGTACAGTTGTCCATCCATAGTGTTACTTTTTTTGCATCTCTGGCCTCTGTTGTCAAAAACTTGTAGACTGTACTGATGATGTCTTCTTTTTTTTTCGGCCCATTAGAGCTTCATGCCATAAACAAGCACCTATTTTGGCCTCTCTTTTTTTACCAACAGGTACGTAACTCCCGTTGTACACGGAAAGTCTTTGTGTGAACACTACCGATTTAAACATGTCGCATCGTGGCAACATGATGACTTTCTGAAGATacgcagaataaataatttcatcATTTTCCCAGACCTTTTCTGCGTCAAATTTGTAACATTCTCTTGCAGATGTTGCCCTATCAATGTGAGTTTGATACGACTGGCATTCTCCACAGTCTTGCTGAAGGTTCTCTTTTTTATGAACATGGAAAGAAAAATGTTCACAATGTTCACACTCTTCATTTCCTAATTTTACAAATGCAATATTCAATTTCGAAACTTAAGAGCGATATAGTTCGTAGGAACATACAACTCCAGGatgtttttctttgaaatttgtATGCATCTGGAGGATAGTTAGATCACTGGGCAAGTACCTGCGGTTAGGTGCATGCTCTCTTCTGTAGTGGGCAATCGTAGGTTCAAAGGACTCAATATGAGATTGTATTACTGAATGATCCGTTTTGTTATGGGCTCTGCGCCCCTTTCGTTTGTCGCATGCTGGTGAAACTAAGGGTTTTACCTGATTGTTACAAACATTTTGCAGAACTTTGTCCATTATTCTTGTTAAACCCGAGACTAGTTAAAAAGAAGGTTCTGCAAATCTGAATTGACTTGCCATTTACATCTCTAAAAAAATACTGATAAGTTCCAGACCGCCGAGAGTCTCCAACAACAGTTTTTCTCTTCACGTCTTTTTTATCTCCCCGTACCAGGGCAGGCCATGACTTTTAATCTTCGTTCTCCAGTAACTATCAGTTTTAGGCCTCTTATTTAGGCCCATGTTTAGGATGAAAGCTAAGAAAGCTTATATTTCAAAGTAACTGGTGACCACGCTAGGCTGCGGTCACACGGTCCGGGTGACTGCCCGGACCGGCGATTGGCCGGACGGACGATATTTTGATGGAACAGCACACTACATCCGAGCAAACTCCCATCCGGTAGATTTTATTCCATTTGTCGTCATTTTCGGCTTGATCATGGACGAAGATAGACGTAAACTATTAGCAGTGATTTGTTTACTGCGTCACAGACGTAAAAGAAACGTAATAGAAGTGTATGGCTACATCCTGTAGTGCAGAAGAGAAACCTTTAATGCTCTATTTTTAGAATTAAGAGTAGATGAAGAAAAATTCTTCAACTATTTTCGCATGTCTGTCTCCACTTTCGATGAGGTGCTCCAAAAGATATCACCACAGCTTCGTAGACGGGATACCAACATGAGGAACTGCATTAAACCAGCAGAAATGCTGTCAGTGACCTTAAGGTAAGAGTTGAATTAAGTTATCTAGAAgagatattaacttaaataattaatttaagtgtatTAATGGACAATTTCTTAGTAAACACAAACTAATTTTTACATGCCAGATTAATTCTACATTTAGAGGTAccataaaaaataaccataacgacaagttaaaactatgtttaatgaACAATTGTCTGCAATTTAAGAACaattaacattttacagtaaGGGTACCCTCCACCTAACTTTAAGTTGCTGTACATATACAATAacgtttttcataaaaacaagtCGGAACTGCGATAGTATACGACGTCACTGTCGTCAGGTGACATATTGTCCATCTGTGTTAGATCTGATTCGGCCGGACTAGTCCTAGCCTGTTGTACAGCTTGTTGTAGATAAGTGGGACGAGATTCGCTTGCTCTTGAAGTTAGCTGATGTGTGTAACCATGGTGCAACTACATGGTTGTTGTGCAGGTACAGCGTACGTAGTAGTATTACAACCTGTGTTGGGTTTATGCATCGGCATGTACTGTTGTTCTTGATCGAATAGTTGTTGTTGTTGTACTTGAATCGAAAGTGGCTGTTGATAATGGACAATATTATGTGGTACCTGTGTTGGTAGTGTGGTTTGTTGCATTTTTTGAACCAATTGCAGTATTCCCAACTGAAACCCTACAATCTGTGGCTCGCTGAATTTAGAAATGGAAggaattatttctttaaaaaaggaaAGATGTCGATCTCCATCTTGTTGCGGAGTTTCCACCACCTTCAGCATCCTTAACTCGGAATCGTccattttcttcttatttttttgGTCAACATTAGTAGGTTTGTAGACCGTATTAGGTACAGTTTTTGTAGTTTGTTGAGTGTTTTGAGAGTCGACCCCAGCTTCATCAACAGTGTCGTCTTGTTGACCTTCCCCTTGGATAAGTATTTCCCTTTGGATATTTGACGTAGTTTCGGCATGCACTCTTACCTTTTCTAGGAATTGCAGTGCTTcatggtaaatatattttcttaattttgaggCTCCAGCCCCAGACTTCTTGGagtctttttcttttttcttccaTTTCATCTACTGGTCGTGGATATTGTTCCATCGTTTCAGAATCGATAGACCTGAAACAAAAACACTTACATGTAGACCCTGTTTAATGAAATACGACATATATAACTCTAAGTCTTTAGTTGAACAATCTGTTGGTTGTGAAATAATCTTTATACATACATTCTCATTTCACATGTTATTGATGCCGCTTTTGTTTTCAGGTATCTTGCTACCGGTTGTACGTTTGTTGACCTACATTATTCATGCAGTCTGAGATAATCTACAATAGCAAAATTTGTTAAGCAAGTCTGTCAGCCTATATGGACAAGTCTTGTCGATGAGTTCCTACCAACACTCACAACAGAGTCATGCGAGGCTGTCGCAGAAGGATTCGAAAAGCGAAGTAACTTTTCGAATCCTGCACTGCATTGGAGCAGTAGACGGAAAACACATCAGAATTACGAAACCAGAATTAAGTGGAACtgtgtgttttaattataaaagttatttttctttagttttaatagcAGTTGCggattcaaaatataaattcatttatgtTGACATTGGTTCTTATGGCAGTGAAGCTGATCCAAATATCTTTAATCTAAGTTCTTTGTGGAAAAGTATTGAAGAAAATCGGTTGGTGCTACCTTCACCAAGGCCTTTGTATGGCACTCTTACCCCAGACATTCCGTATTTTCTAATAGGAGATGAGGCATTTGGCCTCTCAGTACATTTGCAAAGGCCATATGGGGGAAAACAACTGACCGTTACAAAAAGGGTTTTCAACTACGGAATCTGCCGGTCAAGAAGATATATTGAATGTAATTTTGGTATATTAAGCAACAAATTTAGAATCTTTCATTGCCCTCTCAATGTGAATCCAAacttttgtattgttattgtgaAAGCTTGTGTTGTGCTTCACAATGTAATTAGGGAGCGAGATGAATTCAACTATAAGGACACACTGGAAGTTGTTGGATTCGAGGATATCGAATTTGTACCAACTCAGAACCAAACTAGAGTAGGAGGGAAAACGGCAAACCAGATTAGAAATTTGTTGgcagattattttttttagtgaTGCGGGCTCAGTGCCCTGGAAATTGTGTAGGATTTGAAAGGTTCATGTGCAAAACGTCATAGGTCTGAGATAGtttgtttgtagttttatatttaatactattaacaTATTGATAGTCACTGTTGTTCTATTGTTCAGAAGTATTGTATTGAAGAAGTATTCTATTGACTATATTGtaataagatttaatttgtaaataaaataaatgttacttacaatagTTTTTCTTTCAATATCACTCAGCTCGTCATAATCAGGATGTAATGAAGAGCACACAACAATCCAATTCTGCCTTGTCTTATTTCTGTCTTTATATTCTTCCAACGTTCTGTCCCAAAGTTGGGGTCTTTCTTGCACTAGCGATATAAGTTTATCCGCGTCTATATCCGTCGTCATTATCAACTCTCCAATATGTACGTATGTCACAACCAAGCACCAAACAACCAACTCAAGATGCGCACACCACGACGGTCACAACCACACTGACTGCACGTGTTCGCCCGGACCGTGTGTTCCCGCCTATTTGACACAATGCCCCGCCACCTGTCGGATGGGTGAACGCCCGGCCGGGTCACGGATGATCAGTTGAGAATACATCCGGGCGTCTTTGCTATCGGGCGTCCGGGTTCCGTGTGTTATTCACTAACTTTCACAATGTACTTCTAAATCATTCGGAGCCCGGACAAAACTCGGACGGGCGTTTTCCCGGACCGTATGTCCCCGGCCTTAGAGAAAATGGTGTCAAGTTCTGGATGTAATTACTCGCATACAAGTTTGTCCACGTGACAAATGTAGTCAGCAAAGTTTGCGtgaaaaacaagttaaaataatcaaCAGGCCTTGCATTGTTAGGAGGACCATGTCTAGGACCGGGTTGCTCAAAAGATTCATGAACTGTTTCATTACCTAGATTATTttcctttgaaaatattttccatCCTGCCGCAGCGTTGGATTCACCTATAGGCCACTGCACATTGTAAATATCTTTGAGGTCATCATCATTTGCACGCCTTCCCTACACGTAGGTTGAGCATTTTCAACATCGTTTATATTGGATTGGTTTGTAGATCGGAGTCTACCTCTAGGCCCAGGACTACCCGAGGAGGTTGATGGCTGGGGCTCTGGATCATCCTCATTCTCATCCTTTTCATGTACAGCTACATTTTCCTCTGGGACAAAGTCTGGATCCTCATCCTTGTCATCAACAGGTTCATACTCATTCTCATCTTCACCAGAAACATCTTCAAATAACTCATTTACTACAGTTGAGTCACCTTCAATAAACCTAACACGACTACTGGCTATGCTGTTTATCAGAGTATTTTCACTTATCGGTGTTCTCTCTCTGCGCCTTTTACTCATCTTAAGTTTAAAACTCACAATATAATGAAATACcgattaaaatatgtttagtttatagcCTTAAGCATCTATCATAACCATGAACTAGACGTGCAAACAATTACGACAACACAGAGTGCCGGTGTTAAACCAGCTGTCTGTTACGTTATCTACAtgcatagatataaaataaatatattgacaaaAGCGGCAGTGTTATTCATGAAGCCGTTTGTTCATCCCCATATATCCCTCTACACAAGGATATCATGTTTTGTGGCATTTGGAAAGAGGAAATCAGTCAGTAAACGGGAAACATGGATGGGTGCCTATTACGGCCGTTGGCCGCGAGCGCAATTATGGCCGCGGGGGGGCTATTACGACCGCCGGCCTTAAAAGGGATAATGAACGGTGTACGTCTGCACTACTAGCATCTGCTCATTTGGTACTGAGCTGGCCAATCTAACCTGACCTCGACAAAACTCCTTAGGTGGTGCTTAAATTTCCCTAGATTTACCAAAATTCCCCTATTTATTATAACTCAAGTTTATAAAGTAGCCGACACAAATTGTTAATTCAGAATAGTTTGAATCCAGTTATTggttaaaattatacattgtaaaacctttcaaaatatgCAATATCTTATTTACTTCATGTAAGTGTGttggttagtttattttattttacatgtgatTAAGTAGACTCAACATTTCAAACTAAGAGTTGGGAATATTTCGTTTACACGAACACACAcgcatatacagggtgaatataaagtcaggaccccccccctctacttttttctctAGGTAGATATcatttgggtagtggtgcaatatggaaaggaagtttcattttatgatattgaaaattgtttttgtcccccaaaaatgcgaaattttggggggagccagtcaccctgtatatacagggtgaatataaagtcaggacccctccctctattttcttctataggtaatataaggagatatcctttgggtagtggtgcaacccaaaaatttcaaatgtaaacccctatcaagtgacccctcattttaaagagcatgaaaaaacttaaatagtagtgaaaaccagagattgctatctctttcctaatccgaaataatagccagtattaccaaaacaattttaataactcaccacgtcacgaagtcaaatcaaatgttcaaactgaagccctcctactatttggcagtgagacaagcgtagggtgaacgcctctctgacgtttatgaaagtctgaggtggtatttgattgcaagaattaataatcctgtttcttaaatcttcaatgtttgctactggtgttttgtaaattgcggattttatgtgaccccatcgaaaaaagtccatgggtgtaaggtccggagaccgtgcaggccattctattacaccacgccttccaatccactgaccacgtagctgagttcccaggaaatgtcgtacagcacgatgataatgtgatggggcaccatcttgctggaaatgaacgagttcttcttcaaattcatgttgattctccctaataacagtatttattgcaggaaaaattgattcttgtaacatttccaaatacagttgaccattgagatttccaataataaaaaatggtcctataatgtgattcccaaaaatcccggcccaaacattaactttttctgggtattgcgtgcgagattcacggaaaacatggggattttctgtgtcccagtacctgcagttgtgtttgttcacatctccattgacgaaaaaactacattcatcactaaacacaacgtttcgaacaaacaatggatgagcagaaattagtgcttccatttcttcacaaaattgtagacgacggtctggatcgccttcgtttaactcatggataagcttagttttataggcgtgaaattttttttttcagtaactttaccacagacatttgggaaacatcacaaagatttgctgctaatctggtggactgctgcggatcttcaacaaattgtgcaacaatttcgaACTGTTTGTCACCAtctaaaggaggccgacctgagcgtggggcatctttaatggaaccaaattctcggaacttatttactaaagttcttaagtatttccttgtcacaggtctatcaggatgtgccaaattaaaccgcctttctgcctcatgataattttcattcgaagccccgaaagtaaatatcatttctactttatcttcgtgactacgtgccatttttactcgaaatcagtattaattagataatattatttaaaactcacaatgcgaaagtgcatctaaataaattattgtaataacactaaaacacatataaccttctcaaaatacttcacggaacagtaaccacacaataccactggataataatgatctACTGAGATAATAACTACTCGCTACCTTGGCTTGACAAGgttccaactaatatttttatgaaaattgagtttattttgcaattattctatttaaaacactctctatttaatgcactaactctcattgtcgtatgtttcataat from the Homalodisca vitripennis isolate AUS2020 unplaced genomic scaffold, UT_GWSS_2.1 ScUCBcl_1494;HRSCAF=5199, whole genome shotgun sequence genome contains:
- the LOC124371506 gene encoding uncharacterized protein LOC124371506; translated protein: MSEEPNELMEQDTRSFKRNHTYVYHLKINGCLIPVCKSVFLKVHGISADRMKRICQLLLQEKSPRDLRGKTRSGNAIPGNICILIDQHIKSYEIKETHYGGKPKKYLDARLTVKKMHEMFIDKHPDLEKVVKYNFYYGYFKENFNFSFGRPQVDVCCQCESFSSKLKDPLMCDNAKRNVAAELILHKRRAKKFYHSLQLASEDTNDDTVAICFDFMQNLPLPHIPVQEVFYMRQLWVNNFCIHDLKSNKAKMYVYHEGEGNKSPNEVCSFIFDYIKTEIPDSVKHLILFSDGPFGQNKNNTVIRFLMNLCDNCNLETITYNFPVRGHSYSPCDRDFGCIKRLIRKVDRIYTPEEYRELILRASNTGRFSVHMVKTDEILNFKDWWPLSYKKSTSASDETSGRNVPKKDKEPFKLSTYKQFCFSSRTKGKVVVKPFIDGMISSTFTFLKCDKPPELPNQPAYPQGKVPINKKKIQDLRKLTEYTRGYEHFYNAILLWPTTDSENPEEVDQGCE